In Methanobacterium sp., a genomic segment contains:
- a CDS encoding carbohydrate kinase family protein: MGFGALNLDRLYWVNKIAGKDEEAYVTNVHESCGGSAANTIIGLTRLGLSTGFLGKVARDRQGQLLLENLEKEGVDTGGVIKNSPGRSGTVQGFVDPNAQRALYVDPGVNDEITSSEINQEYLANTRLIHLTSFVGKSIQVQEELLDSIPDSVTVSMDPGMIYATKGIKGLEKLLGRTDILLLNQKELELLIPHQNKENDKMKALLDFGLEILVIKKGEQGCIVTDGDESHLMGAFNVDCQDTTGAGDAFNSGFLYGYLRGKSIKRSANMGNYVASYCVKMPGAISGLPFLSQIISKYPDKMR; this comes from the coding sequence GTGGGATTCGGAGCACTGAACCTGGACAGACTCTACTGGGTTAATAAAATAGCTGGAAAAGACGAAGAAGCCTATGTTACCAACGTACATGAAAGCTGCGGGGGCTCGGCAGCCAACACCATCATTGGACTAACCAGACTGGGACTATCAACTGGTTTTTTAGGAAAAGTGGCCCGTGACCGGCAGGGACAGTTACTCCTGGAAAACCTTGAAAAGGAAGGTGTTGACACCGGGGGAGTTATAAAAAATTCCCCAGGTCGCAGTGGTACTGTACAGGGATTTGTGGATCCTAACGCTCAACGAGCGTTATATGTTGATCCGGGAGTAAATGATGAAATCACATCTTCCGAGATCAACCAGGAATACTTGGCAAATACACGACTTATACACCTCACATCATTTGTAGGCAAATCCATCCAGGTACAGGAAGAACTGTTAGATTCAATTCCAGATAGTGTAACCGTAAGCATGGACCCCGGGATGATCTATGCAACAAAAGGCATCAAAGGCCTGGAAAAGTTACTGGGAAGAACTGATATCTTACTTTTAAATCAAAAAGAACTGGAACTTTTAATACCACACCAGAATAAGGAGAATGATAAAATGAAAGCCCTTCTTGATTTTGGACTGGAAATACTGGTAATTAAAAAGGGTGAACAGGGGTGCATAGTTACCGATGGTGATGAATCCCATCTCATGGGGGCTTTTAATGTTGACTGTCAGGACACAACCGGTGCAGGGGATGCGTTTAACTCAGGATTCCTCTACGGATATTTAAGGGGTAAAAGTATCAAAAGATCAGCCAATATGGGAAACTACGTTGCATCTTACTGTGTGAAAATGCCCGGTGCCATCAGCGGTCTTCCATTCTTATCTCAAATAATATCCAAGTATCCGGATAAAATGCGGTGA
- a CDS encoding 4Fe-4S binding protein translates to MDVTFKKKKEVLEGEVALKSRDLEDSQEGFKGEIEDCTFEDKFITISPECVRCNLCVEECPVNAISDSTSSRPARIMDNCVKCEICAQTCPVKCVHVVESTSNVQDDVKFHLKDVKVPHRNLRMESIHVDPDKCDSCATCVKFCPTGAITAREGEVAQVDPDACVGCGACVNVCPQGSIDLVRELGPVIKTKELMVDEDTCVQCQVCEENCPVDAIKIDGDRVVLDQEKCILCEVCSTKCPVGALKLEMV, encoded by the coding sequence ATGGATGTAACATTCAAAAAGAAGAAAGAAGTACTGGAGGGAGAGGTAGCCCTTAAATCCAGGGACCTGGAAGATAGTCAGGAAGGATTTAAAGGAGAAATTGAGGATTGCACCTTTGAGGATAAATTCATAACAATCTCCCCCGAGTGTGTCCGGTGCAATTTATGCGTGGAGGAATGTCCGGTTAATGCTATCAGTGACTCCACATCATCACGACCCGCCAGAATCATGGACAACTGTGTGAAATGTGAAATCTGCGCCCAGACTTGCCCTGTGAAATGTGTACATGTTGTTGAAAGCACATCAAATGTTCAGGACGATGTTAAATTTCATCTGAAGGATGTCAAGGTACCACATCGTAATTTACGCATGGAATCAATTCACGTGGATCCTGATAAATGCGATTCATGTGCTACATGTGTCAAATTCTGCCCCACTGGAGCCATCACTGCCCGTGAGGGTGAAGTAGCCCAGGTTGACCCTGATGCCTGTGTGGGTTGCGGTGCCTGTGTTAATGTCTGCCCCCAAGGGTCCATTGATCTTGTAAGAGAACTGGGACCTGTGATAAAAACAAAAGAGCTCATGGTGGATGAGGACACTTGTGTTCAGTGCCAGGTCTGTGAAGAAAACTGTCCAGTTGATGCCATTAAGATTGATGGCGACAGGGTGGTCTTAGACCAGGAAAAATGTATTTTATGTGAAGTTTGTTCTACAAAATGCCCGGTAGGGGCTTTAAAACTGGAGATGGTTTAA
- a CDS encoding formylmethanofuran--tetrahydromethanopterin N-formyltransferase produces the protein MDKIEDTYAEAFNGICCRVMVTADDEETLHRAAYDATSTPGTVIGRVEGGIEGWLNEDETPDQRKGAILQFWYNTTDIEKFQVELSYRIRQDILVKPFTSVFDASINPTGYIDTMKYVGHCGDGYEWEEELYGRHMIVVPIAIPDFLIERKLGYMEGIMGANFWYYSQSKKAVLEGGRAALKAIEHVGGVITPFDICSAASKPETNYPWIGPTTNHPYCPTLQNILGAESQVPVGVNYIPEIVLNGLTLKSLKKAMKTGIEVLLDYNDVLGISAGNYGGKLGDHQIHLKDLFP, from the coding sequence ATGGATAAAATTGAGGACACCTATGCCGAGGCCTTCAATGGCATATGCTGTCGGGTGATGGTCACTGCCGATGATGAAGAGACCCTCCATAGAGCAGCCTACGATGCCACCAGCACCCCAGGAACAGTTATAGGGCGAGTGGAGGGGGGAATTGAGGGCTGGTTAAATGAAGATGAGACTCCTGACCAGAGGAAAGGAGCAATCCTCCAGTTCTGGTACAACACCACTGATATTGAAAAGTTCCAGGTGGAATTATCATACCGCATAAGGCAGGACATTCTGGTAAAACCCTTCACCTCTGTGTTTGATGCATCCATCAATCCCACCGGTTATATTGACACCATGAAATATGTTGGTCACTGTGGTGATGGATACGAATGGGAAGAAGAACTATACGGTCGGCACATGATTGTGGTACCCATAGCCATACCCGACTTTCTCATTGAACGCAAATTAGGATACATGGAGGGAATCATGGGAGCCAACTTCTGGTACTACTCCCAGAGTAAGAAAGCAGTACTCGAAGGAGGTAGAGCGGCTTTAAAGGCTATTGAACACGTGGGCGGAGTGATAACTCCCTTTGATATCTGTTCAGCAGCCTCTAAACCCGAAACCAACTACCCCTGGATTGGACCCACCACCAACCACCCCTACTGCCCCACCCTTCAGAACATACTTGGAGCTGAATCTCAGGTACCAGTAGGTGTTAATTACATCCCTGAAATAGTTTTAAACGGCCTCACCCTCAAATCCCTTAAAAAAGCCATGAAAACAGGAATTGAGGTTTTACTGGATTACAATGATGTTCTGGGAATATCAGCTGGTAATTATGGTGGGAAACTGGGAGACCACCAGATACATTTGAAAGATTTATTCCCATAA
- the pdxS gene encoding pyridoxal 5'-phosphate synthase lyase subunit PdxS — protein MLHGTEVLKKGFAKMTKGGVIMDVVNAEQAAIAEEAGAVSVMALEKVPADIRAAGGVARMADPSKILEIIDAVSIPVMAKARIGHFVEAQVLETLGADMIDESEVLTPADEKYHIDKKQFTIPFVCGARNLGEALRRIDEGAAMIRTKGEAGTGNVVEAVRHMRVIQGTIRELKDKTEEELWSVAREQEASLELIKETQKQGRLPVVNFAAGGIATPADAALMMQLGADGVFVGSGIFKSEKPELVANAIVEATHNYKNAEVIAKVSRDLGSAMPGLEISEIPENKRLQERGW, from the coding sequence ATGTTACATGGAACTGAAGTACTGAAGAAGGGTTTCGCTAAAATGACTAAAGGCGGAGTGATTATGGATGTTGTTAACGCTGAACAGGCTGCTATTGCTGAAGAAGCTGGTGCAGTGTCAGTTATGGCACTGGAAAAAGTCCCTGCAGATATAAGGGCTGCCGGTGGAGTGGCCAGAATGGCAGATCCTTCCAAGATCCTGGAGATCATCGATGCAGTGAGCATACCGGTCATGGCCAAAGCAAGAATAGGCCACTTTGTGGAAGCACAGGTCCTGGAAACACTGGGCGCGGACATGATCGACGAGAGCGAAGTCCTCACCCCTGCCGATGAAAAATACCATATAGATAAAAAACAATTCACCATACCATTCGTATGCGGAGCACGGAACCTGGGTGAAGCACTCCGGAGGATTGATGAAGGTGCAGCCATGATCAGGACCAAAGGAGAAGCAGGTACCGGTAACGTGGTGGAAGCTGTGAGGCACATGCGCGTGATTCAGGGAACCATACGTGAACTCAAGGACAAAACCGAAGAAGAATTGTGGAGTGTGGCCAGGGAGCAGGAAGCATCATTAGAACTTATTAAAGAAACCCAGAAACAGGGTAGATTACCTGTAGTTAACTTCGCAGCCGGTGGTATTGCCACACCAGCCGATGCAGCCCTCATGATGCAGCTTGGAGCAGATGGAGTATTTGTGGGCAGTGGAATTTTCAAATCAGAAAAACCAGAACTGGTGGCCAATGCCATTGTGGAAGCTACTCATAACTACAAAAACGCTGAAGTTATTGCCAAAGTCAGCCGGGACCTGGGAAGTGCCATGCCTGGGCTGGAAATAAGTGAAATACCTGAAAATAAACGGTTACAGGAGAGGGGTTGGTAA
- a CDS encoding 4Fe-4S binding protein: MPTTTDKIRKSDKLKKIYKPLRDVEVEYDINHDKCALCTEKPCLNVCPVDAVHKNLTDDHIEIDDNCFGCVLCRNACPYDAIHMETTLSKPLRENVPNINTKLCRQCGACVDACRMGAIHLVSSGTEEAHSVIDEDKCVRCGYCSRVCPTEAIKYGEILPRSVVGGKAIVVNQKKCIGCMTCTRVCPSKGAINVDKMSKLPYINPSYCARCEECMNVCPSTAIRYSSRKRAYEGYQKIKTMEIVSELMEKESEKLARETVKIDSILNKVTREVSHSHSEDEFTQDVTERVTDEIKALVGGDLEIEDLKEIIQATNPHREIMVDEDTCIGCGACIKECPVDCIELEMPSPVHIEDGCVYCGKCVETCPFQSISLKEESFQVEDGRVLFKRRDITGTSSGEVLIDNTACQRCGVCVNKCPVDAMTLENDQVIVDEDKCIFCGECQSICPTRAVKLDHAD, from the coding sequence ATGCCCACTACAACGGATAAAATCAGGAAATCAGATAAACTTAAAAAAATTTACAAACCACTTCGTGATGTGGAAGTGGAGTACGATATAAACCATGATAAATGTGCCCTCTGCACCGAGAAGCCCTGTCTAAATGTCTGTCCAGTAGATGCTGTACATAAAAATCTCACAGATGACCACATTGAAATTGATGATAATTGCTTTGGATGTGTCCTGTGCAGGAATGCCTGCCCCTACGATGCCATCCATATGGAAACAACCCTCTCTAAACCCCTTAGAGAGAATGTTCCTAACATAAACACCAAGCTCTGCCGACAATGCGGAGCATGCGTGGACGCCTGCCGTATGGGGGCCATTCACCTTGTTTCTTCCGGTACCGAGGAAGCCCATAGTGTTATTGATGAAGATAAATGTGTGCGCTGTGGTTACTGTTCCAGGGTGTGTCCCACTGAAGCCATAAAGTATGGTGAGATCCTACCACGTTCAGTGGTGGGTGGGAAGGCTATTGTGGTCAACCAGAAAAAATGTATTGGCTGCATGACCTGCACCCGTGTATGTCCTTCCAAGGGTGCCATTAACGTGGATAAAATGAGCAAACTACCCTATATCAACCCATCATACTGTGCTCGGTGTGAAGAGTGCATGAATGTTTGTCCATCAACAGCTATCAGGTATTCATCCCGTAAGAGAGCTTATGAAGGTTATCAGAAGATAAAAACTATGGAAATCGTTTCTGAGCTCATGGAAAAGGAAAGCGAGAAACTTGCCCGTGAAACTGTTAAGATTGACTCCATCCTCAATAAGGTCACCCGTGAGGTAAGTCACAGCCACAGTGAAGATGAATTCACCCAGGATGTCACTGAACGGGTTACAGATGAAATCAAAGCACTGGTTGGGGGAGACCTTGAAATTGAAGATCTTAAAGAGATCATACAGGCAACCAACCCCCACAGGGAGATAATGGTAGATGAAGATACATGTATTGGTTGTGGCGCCTGTATAAAAGAGTGTCCTGTTGATTGCATAGAACTGGAAATGCCCTCACCAGTACATATCGAGGACGGATGTGTTTACTGCGGTAAATGTGTTGAAACCTGCCCATTCCAATCCATATCACTCAAGGAAGAATCCTTCCAGGTGGAAGATGGTCGTGTTCTCTTCAAAAGACGTGACATCACGGGGACCTCATCTGGAGAAGTCCTTATTGATAATACTGCCTGTCAAAGGTGTGGAGTGTGTGTTAATAAGTGTCCAGTTGATGCCATGACCCTGGAAAATGACCAGGTGATTGTTGATGAGGATAAATGCATCTTCTGCGGTGAATGCCAGTCAATTTGTCCCACCAGGGCCGTGAAACTGGATCATGCGGATTAA
- a CDS encoding MoaD/ThiS family protein, whose translation MKINIKDQKTKELEISSSSVKEILEELEINSLEVVVKKDDALIHEDHLLTNDDEITVIKVVFGG comes from the coding sequence ATGAAAATAAACATTAAGGACCAAAAGACAAAAGAATTAGAAATTAGCTCATCTTCGGTTAAAGAGATTCTGGAAGAGCTTGAAATAAATTCACTAGAAGTAGTGGTTAAAAAGGATGATGCCCTTATCCATGAAGACCATCTCTTAACCAATGATGATGAGATAACCGTGATTAAAGTAGTGTTCGGCGGTTAA
- a CDS encoding HesA/MoeB/ThiF family protein, whose translation MLTEDEIKRYARQTLIFGEEGQEKLKNSKVFIAGAGGLGSPISVYLAVAGVGNITITDHDVVELSNLNRQILHGDADINRKKTESAKETLIALNSDINVNIISETITDENVIDLVGDSDLIIDAMDNFNTRHTLNRASNQLGIPYFHGAVTGFDGQATTIIPGKTACLNCIFPKSPPKAVFPIIGVTAGFIGVVQAIEVVKYITGEGELLENEIFLWDGLKSKVEKVKTNKRPDCEVCGQ comes from the coding sequence ATGCTTACAGAAGATGAAATTAAACGATACGCACGTCAAACCCTGATATTTGGCGAAGAAGGACAGGAAAAACTTAAAAATTCAAAGGTATTTATTGCTGGAGCAGGAGGATTAGGGTCCCCCATATCAGTATATCTAGCAGTGGCCGGAGTGGGAAACATAACCATAACAGACCATGATGTTGTGGAGTTAAGCAACCTCAACCGGCAGATATTACATGGAGACGCAGATATTAACCGAAAAAAAACTGAATCAGCTAAAGAAACCCTTATCGCGTTAAACTCGGATATAAACGTCAATATCATTTCGGAGACTATTACTGATGAGAATGTGATTGACCTCGTTGGGGACTCAGACTTGATAATTGATGCTATGGACAACTTTAACACCAGACATACCCTTAACAGGGCAAGTAACCAACTGGGAATTCCCTATTTCCACGGAGCGGTCACTGGATTTGATGGTCAAGCCACCACCATAATTCCGGGTAAAACAGCATGTTTAAACTGCATATTCCCGAAAAGCCCACCCAAAGCAGTTTTTCCAATTATAGGTGTAACAGCCGGATTTATAGGAGTAGTACAGGCTATAGAAGTAGTGAAATACATTACTGGAGAGGGAGAATTACTGGAAAACGAGATATTCCTATGGGATGGTCTCAAGTCAAAAGTAGAAAAAGTTAAAACTAATAAAAGGCCAGATTGTGAAGTATGTGGCCAATAG
- a CDS encoding MOSC domain-containing protein has protein sequence MIEFTSSEIVTGSESGEIIAVCTSPQKQTRKTDVGECVVKENHGLVGDAHSNPETHRQVSLLAQESIDKMRDLGLDVHPGDFAENITTTGIELVLLPIGSRIQVGDETVLEVTQIGKECHNRCAIYQQAGDCIMPREGIFARAITGGKVKTGDKIRIL, from the coding sequence ATGATAGAATTTACATCCAGTGAAATAGTAACCGGTTCTGAATCAGGGGAGATAATTGCAGTATGTACCAGTCCTCAGAAGCAAACTCGAAAGACTGACGTTGGGGAGTGTGTGGTTAAAGAAAACCACGGACTGGTGGGTGATGCCCACAGTAACCCCGAAACCCACCGACAGGTAAGTCTCCTGGCACAGGAGAGCATTGATAAGATGCGAGATCTGGGACTGGATGTGCATCCAGGGGATTTTGCCGAGAACATTACCACCACCGGAATCGAACTCGTCTTGCTTCCCATAGGCAGCAGGATCCAAGTGGGTGATGAAACCGTCTTGGAAGTTACCCAGATAGGTAAAGAATGCCACAACCGCTGTGCTATTTACCAGCAGGCCGGGGACTGTATAATGCCCAGGGAAGGTATCTTCGCCCGGGCAATCACTGGAGGGAAGGTTAAAACTGGAGATAAAATTAGGATTCTTTGA
- the thiI gene encoding tRNA uracil 4-sulfurtransferase ThiI — translation MLEKLIIVRYGEIGVKSPKVRGRFERKLIANIKTVINDRVDIKQGRIFIYPQDLNKTLKSLQKIVGIVSYSPATVTHTDKISIKELIEIYINELVNEGSFSSSDSFAVRCRRVGKHDFSSQEMAAYAGSVVYGVTKSKVDLSNPDFELFVEVRDDKTYIFHEKIQGLGGLPLGTQGKVIALVSGGIDSPVATFLMMKRGCSVTIVNFNNHPFTSGSSEKILKMHEKLKEYSAGSKLKLYQVDYGEYLQKCKDEAPERMTCVLCKSGMYQIAEKIAEKEKALAIVDGSSLGQVASQTLPNILATRYSTSLPVLSPLIGMDKVEIENIGKKIGTFDISILPDSGCSAAPRHPETNAELPLVLETLKKIDALDEFDKVIKGIKLLK, via the coding sequence ATGCTGGAGAAATTAATAATAGTTCGTTACGGGGAAATTGGGGTTAAAAGCCCGAAAGTCAGAGGAAGATTCGAGAGAAAGCTCATAGCAAATATTAAAACGGTTATTAATGATCGTGTAGATATAAAACAGGGCAGAATCTTCATTTATCCTCAAGATCTAAATAAAACCCTTAAATCCCTCCAAAAAATTGTGGGAATAGTTTCATACAGCCCAGCAACTGTCACTCACACTGACAAGATTTCAATTAAAGAGTTGATTGAAATCTACATCAACGAACTGGTAAATGAAGGATCCTTCTCATCAAGTGACTCATTTGCAGTTAGATGTAGAAGAGTGGGAAAACATGACTTCTCCAGTCAGGAAATGGCTGCATACGCAGGTTCTGTGGTGTACGGAGTAACAAAATCCAAGGTTGATCTTTCAAATCCCGATTTCGAATTATTTGTTGAGGTACGGGATGATAAGACCTACATATTCCATGAAAAGATACAGGGACTTGGAGGCTTACCCCTTGGGACACAGGGAAAGGTTATAGCACTGGTATCAGGAGGGATAGACTCGCCGGTTGCCACGTTTTTAATGATGAAACGTGGTTGTAGTGTTACCATTGTCAACTTCAACAATCATCCATTCACCTCTGGATCCAGTGAAAAAATCCTGAAAATGCATGAGAAATTAAAAGAATACTCTGCAGGTTCAAAACTGAAACTTTACCAAGTTGATTATGGAGAGTACCTCCAGAAGTGTAAGGATGAAGCTCCTGAAAGGATGACTTGTGTGCTGTGTAAAAGTGGGATGTACCAAATTGCCGAAAAAATTGCCGAAAAGGAGAAAGCCTTGGCCATTGTTGATGGAAGCAGTTTAGGTCAAGTAGCATCACAAACCCTGCCAAATATTCTGGCCACACGTTACTCAACTTCATTACCCGTGCTAAGTCCCCTTATAGGGATGGATAAGGTGGAGATTGAAAATATCGGTAAAAAAATTGGTACCTTCGATATATCCATACTCCCTGATAGTGGCTGTTCTGCTGCGCCAAGGCATCCTGAAACTAATGCGGAATTACCACTGGTTTTGGAGACACTGAAAAAAATTGACGCTTTAGATGAATTTGACAAAGTCATTAAGGGTATTAAATTACTTAAATAG
- a CDS encoding PLP-dependent aspartate aminotransferase family protein, protein MRFNTKSIHSGRRPDKSTGAISTPICQTSTFVFDGYQKPKEHDYTRTSNPTRNVLEDTIAALEGGNQGFAFSSGMSAVATAIHLLSAGDHVISCDDLYGGSHRLFEQIMTRFGIEFTFTRLNDEEKIQDALKPNTKMIWVETPSNPLLNITDLELVSRIAHENQLLTVADNTFASPYFLKPIDFGIDLVLHSTTKYLNGHSDVIGGAIVTTTEKLAEDVHFLLNGMGTNAAPFDSWLVLRGIKTLPLRMERHASNALTIAEYLEDHPQVKEVYYPGLTNHPGHEIARKQMTGYGGVVSFKLKSDVGTFLHSLELFSLAESLGGADSLVEHAATMSHASMTPEARKNAGITDDLIRLSVGLEDVDDLIEDLDQGFKA, encoded by the coding sequence ATGAGATTTAATACAAAATCAATACATTCCGGCAGAAGACCGGACAAATCTACTGGGGCAATATCAACCCCCATATGTCAAACCTCAACCTTTGTATTTGATGGATACCAAAAGCCCAAAGAACATGACTACACCCGAACCAGCAACCCCACCCGAAACGTGCTTGAAGACACCATAGCCGCTCTTGAAGGTGGAAACCAGGGATTCGCATTTTCCAGTGGGATGTCAGCTGTTGCTACGGCCATACACCTTTTAAGTGCAGGTGATCATGTGATTAGCTGTGATGATCTCTACGGAGGTTCACACAGACTGTTTGAACAGATAATGACCCGTTTTGGAATTGAATTTACTTTCACACGACTTAATGATGAAGAAAAGATCCAGGATGCTCTTAAACCCAACACCAAGATGATATGGGTAGAAACACCTTCCAATCCCCTCCTGAACATCACTGACCTGGAACTGGTTTCTAGAATTGCACATGAAAACCAGCTACTCACTGTTGCCGACAACACCTTCGCCAGCCCATATTTCCTGAAACCAATAGATTTTGGTATTGACCTGGTGCTTCATTCCACCACCAAGTACCTTAACGGGCACAGTGATGTGATTGGTGGGGCTATTGTAACTACCACTGAAAAACTGGCCGAAGATGTGCACTTCCTCCTCAATGGAATGGGGACTAACGCCGCACCCTTCGATTCATGGTTGGTTCTCCGTGGCATAAAAACACTGCCCCTGAGGATGGAAAGACATGCCAGTAATGCCCTTACCATAGCCGAGTACTTGGAGGATCATCCTCAGGTTAAAGAGGTTTACTACCCGGGTTTAACTAACCATCCTGGCCATGAAATAGCCAGGAAACAGATGACTGGATACGGAGGAGTGGTTTCATTTAAACTCAAGTCAGATGTCGGAACATTCCTCCACAGTCTGGAATTATTCTCCCTGGCGGAATCCCTGGGAGGAGCTGATTCCCTGGTGGAACATGCTGCAACCATGAGCCATGCATCAATGACCCCTGAAGCCCGGAAAAACGCTGGGATAACCGATGACCTAATACGTCTATCAGTGGGTCTGGAAGATGTGGATGATCTGATTGAAGACCTGGATCAGGGCTTCAAAGCATAA
- a CDS encoding CBS domain-containing protein: MLVKEMMDKDFIVVSPDEDLVEVSILMENKRKFTTPVVDDQKRLIGWITSLDVTRGFREGLKKVKDVMYVKEDVVLVNQNDPARLAVLEASQHRVVAIPVVNDDDVVVGVVRTFDIVKTLSSLYEIKVYKIFEAMDNELKGVTWDELMEASAIVTRRRTGKRVTAQDYEKRIRESTFGEAIWATGGLEKFFVGLIAIGELVIARKVAQARK, from the coding sequence ATGTTAGTTAAGGAAATGATGGACAAGGATTTTATTGTAGTATCCCCTGATGAGGACCTGGTGGAAGTTTCGATTTTAATGGAAAATAAACGGAAATTCACCACTCCTGTAGTTGACGATCAAAAAAGGCTCATTGGATGGATCACCTCCCTGGATGTGACCAGAGGATTCAGGGAAGGTCTGAAAAAGGTTAAAGATGTAATGTATGTTAAGGAAGATGTTGTTCTTGTAAATCAGAATGACCCTGCACGTTTAGCTGTCCTGGAAGCATCCCAGCACAGGGTAGTTGCCATACCAGTTGTAAATGATGATGATGTGGTAGTGGGTGTGGTCCGTACCTTTGATATTGTGAAAACTCTTTCCAGTCTTTATGAGATTAAAGTTTACAAGATCTTCGAGGCCATGGATAATGAACTCAAAGGAGTTACCTGGGATGAACTTATGGAAGCATCAGCCATTGTCACCCGGCGCAGGACAGGTAAACGAGTCACTGCCCAGGACTACGAGAAAAGGATCAGAGAATCCACCTTTGGTGAGGCCATATGGGCCACTGGAGGATTGGAAAAATTCTTCGTGGGACTTATTGCCATTGGTGAACTGGTCATCGCCCGGAAAGTGGCTCAGGCACGGAAATAA
- a CDS encoding sulfide-dependent adenosine diphosphate thiazole synthase, whose translation MEIFSKVSEKDVTKAIVSEFAEEFIDYIESDVIIIGAGPSGLIAARRLAQQGVKTLIIESNNYLGGGFWIGGYLMNKLTVREPGERILDEIGVPYKKVQDGLFVADGPHACSKLIASALDAGAKVINMTKFDDVVIRDGKVAGVVINWTPVSALPRAITCVDPVALESKIVIDATGHDAVVVKSLEKRGMVDIEGFQGMWVEKSEDAIVENTKEVYPGLLVTGMAVATTYGSPRMGPTFGGMLLSGEKVAEVAIKNLKSNIKLSEQEKGDVKGSK comes from the coding sequence ATGGAAATATTTTCAAAAGTTTCAGAAAAGGATGTAACCAAAGCAATTGTATCTGAATTTGCAGAAGAATTTATTGATTATATTGAAAGTGATGTTATCATCATAGGAGCTGGTCCAAGTGGTCTTATAGCTGCACGTAGGCTTGCCCAGCAGGGTGTGAAAACTCTCATAATCGAAAGTAACAACTATCTGGGAGGCGGGTTCTGGATTGGAGGGTACCTCATGAACAAATTAACCGTCCGAGAACCGGGAGAGCGAATCTTAGATGAGATTGGAGTTCCCTATAAAAAGGTTCAGGATGGTTTGTTTGTTGCAGACGGTCCCCATGCCTGTTCCAAGCTCATTGCCAGTGCACTTGATGCGGGTGCCAAAGTGATTAACATGACCAAATTCGATGACGTGGTTATCAGAGATGGTAAAGTGGCGGGAGTGGTTATAAACTGGACACCAGTGTCTGCTCTGCCACGGGCAATTACCTGTGTTGATCCAGTGGCCCTGGAGTCAAAGATAGTTATCGATGCCACCGGACACGATGCAGTGGTTGTTAAATCCTTGGAAAAGAGAGGAATGGTGGATATTGAAGGTTTCCAGGGAATGTGGGTGGAAAAATCAGAAGATGCCATTGTGGAGAACACCAAAGAAGTCTACCCCGGATTACTGGTTACTGGTATGGCTGTGGCCACTACCTACGGAAGCCCCCGTATGGGACCCACTTTTGGAGGAATGCTCCTCTCCGGTGAAAAGGTGGCAGAAGTAGCAATAAAAAATTTAAAATCCAACATAAAACTCTCCGAACAGGAAAAAGGTGATGTTAAAGGATCTAAATAA